The Nitrospiraceae bacterium sequence TGTGGATCTGGACGAACGGCTTTTAGGCGTGGTCCGGAACGAAGCCATTATTAAGGCCAGTCAGGAAGATGCGAGTGCAGACCTGCTGACGATGGTGGGAGCCAATAAGGATGAGCGTGCGCTTTCCCCCGTGTGGTTTTCGGTCCGAAAACGATTGCCGTGGTTACAACTGAATCTGCTCACGGCATTCTTGGCCGCATTTGTCGTAGGAATGTTTGAAGGGACCATTGCGAAATTTACCGCTCTGGCTGTCTTACTCCCGATTGTGGCCGGGCAGTCAGGCAATACCGGGGCCCAATCCCTTGCCGTGGTCATTCGCGGATTGGCACTGCGGGATATACGACCATCTCAATGGCTGAGAGTCAGCGGGAAAGAAGTCTATGTCGCGTTTTTAAACGGCCTGGCTGTTTCTGCCACGGCATGTCTCGCCGTGGGATTATGGAGCCGGTCATTGGGATTGGTCTTCATCATCGGTCTGTCCATGATTATTTCGATGGTCATTGCAGGGCTGTCCGGTGCGATCATTCCCATTGCCTTGAAGGCACTCAAACAGGATCCCGCCCAATCCTCCTCGATTGTGTTAACCACGGTGACCGATGTGGTCGGGTTTTTCAGTTTCTTGGGGCTTGCCACCTTGCTTTCAAGTTTATTGGAAGCCTGATCATTGATCGGGTTGTGGACAGGCTCCTCTTCATGTTCGCTCTCTCCCGCTCCCACACCCCTCGCGGGCCATTTTTCCATCAAACAAAATTTCTGATTGCCTACTAATTAATGGTAGGGTAGTATCGTTTTTGCTCTCATTTTTATCCTATGTCATTGTGGAAAGGAGGCTCTATGGGATCACAGAAGACGTCTAAATCGGATCGTGTAGGAACATTGGATCAGGATATTTCCCGGATACGCCAACAGTTAGAAATCTTGAAAAAATTTCTGATAGATGAGCCTTCCATGGTTGCTTTAAACGAATTTGATTCCGCTACAGAAGAGATTCTCGAGAATGCGTTTGGCAGTTCCTCTCCGCTCTTAGATACCTATGATTATGCCCAACTTGGAGAGGCAGCGGGGCTGATGAATCTTTCTGAAGAGGCACCGGAAGGCACCACCCACCACTCACAGAGGGAAACGATCCGGCAACGGCAGCGAGTGCTGGAAAGCGCGATCGGGGACCTTGAGGCCAGGCGAGCCTCCCTCTCGCAGGTATCCAAGAAACGGAAAGCATCCGGGCCGACCGTTTCCGACTATATGGCAAAAACTGTGCGATCCGTGTCACTTGAGGCCACCTTGCAAGAAGCCGGACAATGCCTTCAAACATGGAAGATCGGGTCGGTGTTAATTCAAAGTGGAGATGAGTATTTGGGGTATATTACCGAAACGGAATTGACTCGAGAGGTTGTCGCGTCCGGAACAGATCCCGTGACCACCACGGTGAAAACCTGCATGCGCGAACCGTTAGTCACGATTGAGACCAGTGATCCAATTGTCGAAGCCGTGCGTCTCATGAAAGAAAAAGGGACCAGGCATCTTGCGGTCACCGAAAGTAACAGGATTGTCGGTGTGATCTCCGTTTCAGATATAATCCGGTATTATTCTGGAGTTGTCTAAAGATTAGTCTTCTGAGAGATTCTCACTCGCCTTCTAGCGTCGGGCTACCAGGCTCTCTTCCTCGGGAACACGCGCAGGTTTTTTCGTGGCCGTGTTTCTCGAGGAAGGTTCCACATTTTTCCATAAAATATTCGATCCGCCATTGAATGAAGCTTTCGGAGGCAGCGAACGTAAGCTGAGAAAAATCTGCCTGATGGACCTCTAGAGACATTTGTGTTTTTAGTCAGTCGCATATTTTTTTCCAAATCGCCGACCATACATCAAGAACCGATCATGGGGATAAAAATGGGTAATAAGAAATGCAATGCCTTGCGTCACTTTTCCAGGCTCAAAGATATCTTGAGTTCAGTTCTGGCGATGTGGATTGGTTGTGGCAGTGTGGTTTCGTTGGGTATCGGTATGGACAGAAGTGCCGGATGGGCAGGTGAGGCCTCAGAGTCCTCACTGGGACGAACGGGGGAAATGGTGTTCAAGCAAGGAGGATTTGCGGACGTGGCCCAGGCCGTGACTCCGGCTGTGGTGAATATCACGGCAACCGTTGATATTGTCGAATCCCGGGGAGGAGGTATTCCACTGCCGTTTCGAGGTTTTGGTGAGGGCCAAGCGCCACCGGGTATTCCCAAACGTCAAAAGGGTTCAGGATCAGGCGTCATCCTGTCTTCCGACGGATATATTATGACCAATAATCATGTGATTGCCCAAAGCCGCGATCTCCTTGTCACTCTTCCTGATGCACGTGAATTTCCAGCCAAGGTTGTTGGAGCGGATCCCGAGACGGATTTGGCGGTTATCAAAATTCAGGCAGACAAACTTCCTGTGATTCCCTGGGGCAATTCCGCCTCCTTGGCCGTTGGCCAATATGTATTGGCCATTGGCAACCCGTTTGGTCTGAATTCAACGGTGACGCTAGGTATTGTCAGCGCTCTTGATCGCGGAGGGATGGGGTTAGCCCGATTTGAAGATTTCATTCAGACCGATGCGGCAATTAATCCGGGAAATTCAGGCGGCGCGTTGGTGAACACTCGAGGAGAATTAGTCGGCATAAATACGGCCATAGCCTCGCAAAGTGGAGGATATCAAGGAGTGGGATTCGCTGTGCCTTCTTCATTGGCAAGGCCTGTATTAGAGGAATTGATTAAACATGGCAAGATTGTTAGAGGATATTTAGGTCTGGGGGTCCAGGAAATGACGACGGAACTGGCACCGTGGTTTGGTCTGAAAAGCGGGGAAGGGGCCCTGGTGACCGATGTGGTTCCTGGTGGGCCGGCCGATAAAGCCGGCATACACCGGGGAGAAGTCATTCTTGAGTACCAGGGTAAAACCGTGATAGATGGACAAATGTTGTTGGAACAAGTGACACGTGCCCCTATTGGAGAACAGATTGAACTGGGTATGATCGAAAATGGAAAAGAACGTAAGGTAAGAGCGATCATCCGCGAGCAACCACCAATCCCTCAGGCGCACCGAACTCGATTTCCTCGCGTGGAACATCCTCTTGCCGGGGTGGAAGTGGCCGATGTCGATGAGGCGGCCATTCAGGAATATGGACTGAATCCTGTCACCAAAGGTGCGGTGGTCTCATTCCTTGAGGAAGGATGTGCTGCTGAATTAGCGGGGATCATAGAAGGAGATGTCATTATTGAATTGAATAAGCATCCCGTGGAATCCGTTAGGGACTATTCTTCATGGTTTAAACGGCTTAAAAAAGAACAAGCCGTACTGGTTGTGCTGGTCCGTTCCGCACGCCATTTGTATGTGGTGGTAAAGTCTTCCTGAAGAAATCAGTGTAAAACGGGTTTCCGGCGGTTCACGGAATTTTTAGACGAGCTTTTCTCAGGCATTGAAACTTTTTGAGCGATGCTTCCTTGTTTTTCCAAAGAGGCCGGGGATGTGTGAAGGTTCCTGGTTGAAAATGTTAAAGCACCGGGTTAGAAGGGAGCGATCAAATCAGTAAACTCGAAGTCGAAAAAAAACAAAATGGTATATTCGTTAAAGTAGGTTGCCCCTTGGAACCAGGGAGTGGACCGTACAAATTGTCCGGTCGCTGATTCGAAAATATCCAGGCGGAATCGGGTATATCCTGACAATTTTTGTGAAGCGTACAACGCAATCTCGGGCAAGGCAATTGGGAGGAGCGTGCTTTGTATTGGAGGTATTCCGAACAAGGAGGACCGTTGCTCGACTCCTAGACTTTGAACAAGGATGTGGATCCGGTACTTTGATTTAGCAGGATCCATGACGATTTTCAGCCCTCTTTCTCCCAGCCACCCCTCAATTGCGCCCTTAAAAAAATCTTGTGCAACGGCCAATCCTTGCTCAACGCTTAGTCCAGAAATATCGAGGCTTACGGAATCTCCAGAGGTTAAGGGTATGGGCATGATGTTCTCTCCGTGCAGGCTGCGCTCCACAGCCTGAGCCATGAGGAATTGTTGGACTGCAGTTGGAGATGCGGGTGGGGGAATTGCATTCATGGCGCCGCAGGCGGTCAGCATTCCCACTAACAGGAGACCCTGCAGCATACCAAACATGGACCTATTCCACGGACGTGCTTCGGTTGACCAAACCACTTTCACCTCTATTTTTTGATGAGACAGGGAAAATACCCTGGTCCATGTGAAGGCGAACTCGCGCTCAGTCCTTCCTCGTAAGTCTAGGGGACAGGTCCTGAGTAATCAATCGTTGAGCCGGGTTCCTTTGTCGGTGCAGATGGAATGGAAGGATTCGGAGGTGCCGCAAGGGTAGGATTCATTTCCTTGTGTTTGGTGACCCGAAGCAATTTGGGGTCCTGAACAAAAGGTTCGTATTGCGGCACCTCTAATGTCACCAGATCACGTTCCTCAATGAGGAGGTCGATTTCAGGCACCTGTTGGTGAAAAGTGGCTAAAATGCTTCCGTCTTGAGTCGTAATGGTGACCAGTAATCGATCCTCTTGGCGCTGTTTGTGTATCACCGATCCCTCAAGTGGATGCATGGCGTTCTTTAAAAAAGCCGGGAGATAGGAATCCAAATACCGTGAGGCTAACATCGGGCTACTGAAGCCAAGGCCTAATCCTAGAAAAAATACCGTCGTCGGGATGACCCATGGTCTCATGGTTTCTGTTCCGTGGGTGGAGGTTCGTCTTTTGGTTTTTCCGGTTCTGTTGGAGCAGAGGTTTGCTGTGTGGTTAGAGGTTCGTCCTTCAGGGGTTCCTGCTGCGCGGGAGAAGGCTTCTGCTGTCCACGAATAAACGTTTCCAGGCGACTGAGAGCATCAGCGGTCATGTCGCGGGCCCCCTTGGTCGCCTGTTCGGACTTTTCGGTGAGGTCTTCAATTTGTCGACGGAGATCGCGCATTCCCCCGCCGGTTCGTTGAAATGCCATGATCGCAATCACTAAGGCGACGATAGCGATCAGTAGGGCCAATACTTCCATGATGTCCTCCTGTTCTGGGCAAGCCGTCCCTTTGAAATGTGAATAGGCGTTGACGCCATCTGAGCACCAGTGTGCAGATTAAGGCACATATGCTGAAATGACCGTCCTCTTGTCCTTCCGGATTCCACAGTCTGTCTGCCCCCTTTTATTATTGTGACACGCCATTCATTGGGAATCTACCGTGAGCCTGTTTTTGTCTATACACGGGTAACTTCAAAGGCAAATGTCGGCGCTTCTTATGAATGTGTCCAAGCTCGAATTTCATGGCCTGTCCTGGTTGTTCAAATCGGCAAAATGGGTGACCCCGGCCTCCGGATGACCTGAGGGCAGAGGCGCCTTTTTGTTGATTCGCGGTGACGTGGCCGCCGGCATTTGATTTCTTCGTGAAAAAGTGACTCAGGATTACCTGTTGTGTTGATGTGCCAGTTGCTCTTATCGAACGGAATTCCTTGAGACTGCCACCATAGGGACAGACCCATCAGCGGATCGTGTGAAAATTAATCAAAATTAATAGTCAGTTAATCCTCATCTTATTCTGAATGGATAGTATGCGGATACGAAATATCTCAGTGTCGGCTTTCTAACTATCAAGGAGGAATGTCAATGGGTATTAACAATCGTGGTTCTCGTGGTTGGCGGTTTCAATGGCCGTTGTTTTTTTCCAGAGTGAATACCCGGAAGGCGGGACTGGCCGGTATCGGTTTCCTGGCTGGAATACTCCTGCTCGGGTCATGGAATATGCCGTTTCATTCTCAAGCAGCCATTTCCCAGGCGGCAGATCCTGCATCGGTGGGATCTCTCCCAAACATGGATAAAGGAGGATTTGCGGACATTGCCCAGGCGGTAACCCCCGCAGTGGTCAATATTACGGTTCGAAAAGAAGCGCCAGTCCCCATGTCGGGGATGCCGTCTGATCCGATGAGAGAGTTTTTCGGTCTGCCAGGAATGCCGGAGATGCCAGGAATGCCGAAAAGGCCGGATGGGCCTCCTGCTCCGGAAGGTCAGGGAGCCGGTTCCGGTGTCATTATCTCTAGTGATGGCTATGTGTTGACCAATGACCATGTGGTCGATGGGGCCAAGGAAATCATGGTGACCCTTCCGGATAATCGCGAATTCACCGGAAACGTGATCGGTCTTGATCCCCAGACTGACTTAGCCGTCATTAAAATTGAGGGGGAGGATCTCCCGTATGTTCCCTGGGGAAATTCGGGCGAGCTTCGAGTCGGAGAATATGTCCTGGCGGTCGGCAATCCTTTTGGACTGAATTCCACCGTTACGCTGGGGATTGTCAGCGCATTAGGTCGAGGAGGCATGGGCATCACTCAGTATGAAGATTTTATTCAGACCGATGCGGCGATCAATCCGGGAAATTCCGGTGGAGCGTTGGTGAATACCCGAGGCCAACTGGTCGGAATTAACACCGCAATCTTTTCTCAATCCGGCGGGTACCAAGGCGTGGGATTTGCGGTTCCCACCAATCTTGCCAAACCGGTGTATGACAGTTTGGTCAGTACCGGAAAAGTGGTACGAGGATTTTTGGGCGTCGGTATACAAGCCGTCACGACGGATCTCGCAGACTCGTTTAAATTGGATCAATCCAAAGGTGCGCTGGTCACGAATGTTGTTCCTGGAAGTCCTGCGGACAAGGCAGGCCTCAAGCGGGGTGATGTGATTGTTGAATATCAGGGAAAACCCGTGTTGGATCCGCGTAGTCTTCAGCACCATGTCATCAGGACCACTATCGGCACGGAAGTGAAGATGGTGGTGATCCGGGATGGTCGAAAGCATACCCTAAAGGCGGAGATCCGTGAACAAGACAAGCCTGTTCAAGTGGCCCAAGCCGGCCAGATGGGCACGACGGAAGGACCGCTCGCCGGGGTGGCTGTTCAGAATCTCAACCCTGGCATGGCCGAGCAACTAGGAGTGGAAGAAAATGTGCACGGAGTAGTAGTCATGGATGTCGCTCCGGGAAGTTATGCCGCACGGGCAGGACTGGTTCAAGGTGATGTGATCAGTGAAATCAATCGTAAGCCAGTCAGTTCTGAGGAGGATTTCCTGAAGATGGTTTCCCACTTGCAGGAGAATGCCTCAGCTTTAATTTTTATCCATCGGGGAAAAGGGGCGTTGTATTTGACCATTAAGGTATAACCGTCTTTGAAGTTAGATCCTGGTTGATAAAGGGGGCTTCTTCGACGAAGAAGCCCTCTTTTTTTGGTTAGAGGGTTGTTACCTGTTTGAGACGAGCAAAATTTCCCTTTTACCAATACCTACCATACTGCAATTTTCCCGTCTGTTTTTGGGATCCCATATCCAACGATTACTTCGCAAATTTTATGGTGTGCTTTCTTTTTAAATGGTATGGGGGACAGGAGGAACGGTCCACTGTCAGGTTTTGAACGAGAGGGTTGTGCCCATGCCTTTCGTTTTTCATTAATGAAACAATGGCAGGCTATTATCGGGCTGCACCTTTTCTATTCGGAGGACACTGATCGCTCTCCACCATATCCTGGCTGAGGTTTATCTTAAAGACGTTCTTGGCCATTTCCCTGAACTTCTCGTATGCTTTCTTTTTCTTTCCAGTGTCTGTGGCTGTGGAAGTTACTTCGCCCTGACCGGGTATGATGTGTTGGCGCTTCGTCATTCTGGTCGATCCTTATCCTATTCTCTTAAGGGACCCGAGTCGGTTATCAGTTACACGTTCAGTCTCAATATTGGGCTGTCGCTGATTTCGGGTGGGTTCTATCCTTTATTGTATTTATTTCCCTGCTGGGGCCTCAGCGGTTGGAAAACGCGGCTTTGAAGGGACTTTGTGCGATGACGTTTGGGTTCAGAGTAGGTTTCACGCTCGGACTGGCTTTAGCCGTAGAGCCGGATAGACTTGCTGGACTGGCGGAATTTCCCTACCTCTCAATGGGGTGATGGGTTTATATATTCTGCACGGTGTAAGTATCTATATGATCCGGACTGCTATTCAAACGCAGTCCTTACAATTAAAAAGTTGGACCATCACCTTGCAACTTGCCAGATACCCCTGCAGCAACTTTCGCTTGGCGCGGTGGATATTACCTTGTCCGTCGCCGCGTTATGTCGTGTATTGCCTCCGAATGTGGAGATCCGTTTCCCCGCGTTTATCGGCCTCTACGTCTATGCCGCGACCATAGGAGTGTTGAGCCCTATATGCTGGGGGGACTTGGTGTCTTCGAAGTACTCATGCTCTTTGCGTTGTCGTTTACAGTGAGTCAACAAAAAGAATACCTTTGCAGTATTTCGGGAAATCCCACGACATTGATGTGTTCTACGACGATCCTCTGGTGGTGCAGCGGCTCTGGTCTGGCACTGCAAACATGCCTGTGCGACGAAAAACAGAAGGACTATCGCGTCGTCCCGCCTATTTATTATGAATCTCACGTTCCGCTTTAACCCAGCCCTCATCAGCATGGCCTTCGCTGCTCATAAAGTTCATAGGTCAACGGGGCGATCCCGGGGTGTCACATCGATTGGTTTTCTGCCCAGTAGGGGCGAGGCAGCCGGATCGAATACCCGATAGGCCAGTAATTTTACTCGGTCGTTCAGGAGGAACCATACCAGTGCGTAGCCCCAAACGAAGAGCGCCCAGCCCCAGCCAAGGGGCGTCATGAGCAACCCATACACGGCAATCAGCGTCGCCACGATTTGCGTGCCGAGCACGGCTACCCATAAAATCCGGGCAGGACGGATGGACCAGAATGGGCCGCGCGTGCGTGTGACGAAGATTGTCAGATGTCCCGCTACGGACAACTTCAGGTAAAGCAGCGATCGTATGAAGTCACGGTCCAGGTCAAAAACGCGTTCGCCGAGATAAAACAGCCCGAACGATGCCACCACGCCCGTCACCCCCAGCACCGTCGCGATTCCAAGCACCATGCGGATGTTCCAGGTCTCGGGCTTGTCCTTGTGGTGCACGTTGTCATAGGCAATGGACAGAATGGCGCCGTCGTTCAGTAATGCCAGCATCACGATCATCACCGCCGTGACCGGATAGAAGTTGAATATCAGGATGGAGAGTGTCATGAGCAACAGGACACGAATCGTTTCGGTAATCCGATAGATGGCGTAGCTATTCATCCGTTGAAAAATTTTCCGGCTTTCCTTGATCGCGTCGACAATAACGGACAGGCCGGGCGTCATGAGCACGATGG is a genomic window containing:
- a CDS encoding CBS domain-containing protein → MGSQKTSKSDRVGTLDQDISRIRQQLEILKKFLIDEPSMVALNEFDSATEEILENAFGSSSPLLDTYDYAQLGEAAGLMNLSEEAPEGTTHHSQRETIRQRQRVLESAIGDLEARRASLSQVSKKRKASGPTVSDYMAKTVRSVSLEATLQEAGQCLQTWKIGSVLIQSGDEYLGYITETELTREVVASGTDPVTTTVKTCMREPLVTIETSDPIVEAVRLMKEKGTRHLAVTESNRIVGVISVSDIIRYYSGVV
- a CDS encoding Do family serine endopeptidase produces the protein MGNKKCNALRHFSRLKDILSSVLAMWIGCGSVVSLGIGMDRSAGWAGEASESSLGRTGEMVFKQGGFADVAQAVTPAVVNITATVDIVESRGGGIPLPFRGFGEGQAPPGIPKRQKGSGSGVILSSDGYIMTNNHVIAQSRDLLVTLPDAREFPAKVVGADPETDLAVIKIQADKLPVIPWGNSASLAVGQYVLAIGNPFGLNSTVTLGIVSALDRGGMGLARFEDFIQTDAAINPGNSGGALVNTRGELVGINTAIASQSGGYQGVGFAVPSSLARPVLEELIKHGKIVRGYLGLGVQEMTTELAPWFGLKSGEGALVTDVVPGGPADKAGIHRGEVILEYQGKTVIDGQMLLEQVTRAPIGEQIELGMIENGKERKVRAIIREQPPIPQAHRTRFPRVEHPLAGVEVADVDEAAIQEYGLNPVTKGAVVSFLEEGCAAELAGIIEGDVIIELNKHPVESVRDYSSWFKRLKKEQAVLVVLVRSARHLYVVVKSS
- a CDS encoding DegQ family serine endoprotease; its protein translation is MGINNRGSRGWRFQWPLFFSRVNTRKAGLAGIGFLAGILLLGSWNMPFHSQAAISQAADPASVGSLPNMDKGGFADIAQAVTPAVVNITVRKEAPVPMSGMPSDPMREFFGLPGMPEMPGMPKRPDGPPAPEGQGAGSGVIISSDGYVLTNDHVVDGAKEIMVTLPDNREFTGNVIGLDPQTDLAVIKIEGEDLPYVPWGNSGELRVGEYVLAVGNPFGLNSTVTLGIVSALGRGGMGITQYEDFIQTDAAINPGNSGGALVNTRGQLVGINTAIFSQSGGYQGVGFAVPTNLAKPVYDSLVSTGKVVRGFLGVGIQAVTTDLADSFKLDQSKGALVTNVVPGSPADKAGLKRGDVIVEYQGKPVLDPRSLQHHVIRTTIGTEVKMVVIRDGRKHTLKAEIREQDKPVQVAQAGQMGTTEGPLAGVAVQNLNPGMAEQLGVEENVHGVVVMDVAPGSYAARAGLVQGDVISEINRKPVSSEEDFLKMVSHLQENASALIFIHRGKGALYLTIKV